One segment of Deltaproteobacteria bacterium DNA contains the following:
- the lpxK gene encoding tetraacyldisaccharide 4'-kinase, giving the protein MIHGSESRFTSFFEISLYLISLAYAGTVSLRALSYKKGILKSRRLPCTVISIGNVTVGGTGKTPLTIHMAGLLRGLGYKVAVLSRGYKGCKEKSGGVVSDGQRIHMSPEAAGDEPYLMALKLDGVPVLVGRDRFKIGMLAIREFGSEILVLDDAFQHLQLDRDLDLVLLDAVCPFGNGHFLPRGILREPLRQLVRGDAFVLTRSDPVALRSGSRVLNTLTKGRPVFQCMHVPDVLTEVKTLPFAKGEKVSYDLDFLKGRRVLAFSGIARNEDFRMMIENQGCAVARFLSFPDHHKYSDEDLETIRRSADQSGVEHVVTTEKDYVRISHRVSWPIKLLALGIRVSFGDAEKAFSSYLSKKVRSLRGNRLRAQRFRVHRKAEPTSPKHWLRRLKPSRPPRKLGERAGDS; this is encoded by the coding sequence ATGATTCACGGAAGCGAGTCCCGATTTACATCGTTTTTCGAGATTTCCCTTTACCTCATTTCGCTTGCTTATGCTGGTACTGTAAGCCTGAGGGCCCTTTCTTACAAGAAAGGGATTTTGAAATCGAGAAGACTGCCGTGTACGGTAATATCCATAGGTAATGTCACTGTCGGCGGTACTGGAAAAACGCCATTGACAATCCACATGGCTGGTTTGCTGAGGGGTCTGGGCTACAAGGTGGCTGTGCTCAGCAGAGGCTACAAAGGATGCAAGGAAAAATCCGGCGGCGTTGTGAGTGACGGGCAAAGAATACACATGAGCCCTGAGGCAGCGGGTGATGAACCGTATCTCATGGCTCTCAAGCTCGACGGCGTGCCAGTGCTTGTGGGCAGGGATCGGTTTAAAATTGGCATGCTCGCAATTCGGGAATTTGGATCTGAAATACTTGTGTTGGATGACGCATTTCAGCATCTACAACTGGATCGGGATTTGGATCTTGTGCTGTTGGACGCTGTTTGCCCTTTTGGCAACGGCCATTTTCTCCCGAGAGGAATACTCAGAGAACCGTTAAGACAACTGGTACGTGGTGACGCATTTGTTCTAACGAGATCAGACCCTGTTGCTTTGCGTTCAGGCTCTCGGGTATTAAATACCTTGACAAAAGGCAGGCCTGTTTTTCAGTGTATGCATGTTCCCGACGTCCTGACTGAAGTCAAAACTTTGCCCTTTGCCAAGGGAGAGAAAGTTAGCTATGATCTTGATTTTTTAAAAGGACGGCGGGTCCTTGCTTTTTCCGGAATTGCCAGAAACGAAGACTTTCGAATGATGATCGAAAACCAGGGATGTGCCGTGGCAAGATTCCTCTCGTTTCCTGACCATCACAAGTATTCAGACGAGGATTTGGAGACGATTCGGCGATCAGCTGACCAGTCTGGTGTGGAACATGTGGTCACAACTGAGAAAGACTATGTCCGTATCTCTCATAGGGTTTCCTGGCCGATCAAACTCTTGGCGCTCGGGATAAGAGTTTCTTTTGGGGACGCAGAAAAAGCCTTTAGTAGCTATCTCTCGAAGAAGGTGCGTTCTTTGCGCGGTAACCGTTTACGGGCTCAGAGGTTCAGGGTTCACCGAAAAGCTGAGCCGACTTCGCCAAAGCACTGGCTGCGACGGCTGAAACCGTCCCGCCCGCCTCGGAAGCTTGGCGAGCGGGCAGGTGATTCGTGA
- a CDS encoding lysophospholipid acyltransferase family protein has product MNSEPVIATLFGLLGLVPRNWASRLSDLIGHIIFLADKKHRKIALDNLSYAFANEKNPTEIRILGRQVFKNLVRVVFEIGWSLRLEIKDFDKHFRIEGLSNLKSAYEKDKGVLILTAHLGNWELLTIIAAMIGYPTSIVVRPLDFLPLEGFFGKLRTRFGGRLIPKDSMRTVLGSLKQRNIVGLLMDQNVDWYEGVFVDFLGRICCTSKGLALLALKTKTPVVPLFLVRETWGFKAEVGQEVPLVKTGDMRKDIEANTQGYNRVIESFVRRYPDQWFWVHQRWKTRPYCPWPREQ; this is encoded by the coding sequence GTGAACTCTGAACCCGTGATTGCGACCTTGTTCGGGCTCTTAGGCCTTGTTCCGAGGAATTGGGCTTCGCGATTGAGTGATCTCATCGGGCATATCATATTTCTGGCTGACAAGAAGCACAGGAAGATTGCTCTGGATAACCTTTCCTATGCCTTTGCCAATGAGAAAAACCCAACAGAGATTAGGATACTCGGCCGACAGGTTTTTAAAAACCTCGTGCGGGTTGTGTTTGAGATAGGATGGTCCTTGAGGTTGGAGATAAAAGATTTTGACAAGCATTTCAGAATCGAAGGATTGTCCAACCTCAAGAGTGCGTATGAAAAGGACAAAGGAGTGCTAATCCTCACTGCTCACCTTGGCAACTGGGAACTTCTGACTATCATAGCGGCCATGATAGGTTATCCCACCAGCATTGTTGTTCGTCCGCTTGATTTCCTACCACTTGAGGGATTTTTTGGAAAACTGAGGACGCGTTTTGGCGGCAGACTGATCCCTAAGGATTCAATGCGGACGGTTTTGGGAAGCTTGAAACAACGAAATATAGTCGGATTACTAATGGACCAGAACGTTGATTGGTATGAAGGAGTTTTTGTCGACTTCCTTGGTCGCATATGCTGTACGAGTAAAGGGCTGGCGCTTCTGGCCCTAAAGACTAAAACGCCAGTGGTTCCGCTGTTTCTAGTGCGAGAGACATGGGGCTTCAAAGCAGAAGTTGGGCAGGAAGTCCCGCTTGTCAAGACCGGAGACATGAGAAAGGATATAGAAGCCAACACACAAGGGTATAACAGGGTTATCGAGTCCTTTGTTCGCCGCTATCCGGATCAGTGGTTCTGGGTCCATCAGCGTTGGAAAACAAGACCGTATTGCCCTTGGCCAAGAGAGCAGTAG
- a CDS encoding Gfo/Idh/MocA family oxidoreductase, producing MEAIRVGVIGVGYLGKFHAEKYARMKDVRLVGVADIISERAQSVAKRLETESFADYRDFMGKVDAVSVVVPTPLHFAISRDFLENNVDILVEKPITETLEEADALIQMADSRGSIIQVGHLERFNPAVVALRNVVSMPLFIESHRLSIFNERGTEVDVVLDLMIHDIDIILNLVKSELKSIQAAGVPVVSPRVDIANARLVFENGCVANVTASRISMKNMRKIRIFQKDTYVSVDYAGSSITIIRKDGQGAGLPIPGMSMERSSFEKADSLQSELGAFVESVKSRQAPLVSARDGRNALCVALGVIEQIEESSRKILTEP from the coding sequence ATGGAAGCAATACGTGTAGGCGTAATAGGAGTCGGATATCTGGGCAAGTTTCATGCCGAGAAGTATGCCCGCATGAAGGACGTTAGGCTTGTGGGGGTGGCGGACATCATTTCCGAAAGGGCCCAAAGCGTTGCAAAACGGCTTGAAACCGAGTCGTTTGCTGATTACCGGGATTTCATGGGCAAGGTCGATGCAGTGAGCGTTGTTGTGCCTACGCCGCTTCATTTTGCCATTAGCCGTGATTTCCTGGAAAACAATGTGGATATTTTGGTTGAAAAGCCCATAACAGAAACCCTTGAAGAAGCAGATGCCCTGATACAAATGGCAGATTCGCGTGGTTCGATCATCCAGGTCGGTCACCTTGAGCGATTTAATCCCGCAGTCGTAGCCTTGAGGAACGTCGTAAGCATGCCCTTGTTCATAGAGTCACACCGTTTGAGTATTTTTAATGAACGGGGAACCGAAGTGGACGTTGTTTTGGATTTGATGATCCATGACATCGATATAATACTGAATCTTGTCAAGTCCGAACTCAAGAGCATTCAAGCGGCTGGCGTTCCGGTCGTGTCTCCGCGCGTGGACATTGCAAACGCTCGCTTGGTTTTTGAAAACGGTTGTGTTGCCAACGTGACTGCCAGCCGTATTTCGATGAAAAACATGCGAAAAATACGGATCTTTCAGAAGGACACTTACGTCTCCGTGGATTATGCGGGCTCAAGCATTACGATTATCCGCAAGGATGGTCAGGGGGCAGGCCTGCCGATTCCCGGGATGTCCATGGAACGATCATCCTTTGAAAAAGCCGATTCTTTACAGTCTGAGCTGGGGGCATTTGTCGAGTCAGTGAAGAGTCGACAGGCTCCACTGGTTTCAGCGCGTGATGGGCGGAATGCTCTGTGTGTTGCTTTGGGCGTCATTGAGCAGATTGAGGAAAGTAGCAGGAAGATCTTGACAGAGCCCTGA
- the msbA gene encoding lipid A export permease/ATP-binding protein MsbA, protein MIYHRILVFVKPYWFRLLMAMMCMILVASLTAAMAYTIKPVVDEIFMEKDMAKLKFLPFVIVLLFVMKGSCEFGQGYLMNYVGLSIIKRLRDELYSHIQMLPLSFFHKQETGVLMARIMNDVSILKEMVSNAITAVIKEFFTIVFLLGLIFYQDWKLALIAIVVLPFATIPIVKFGRRMRKLSTRCQESVAGVSSLLHETFTGNKIVKAFGMEPYENRRFFEKTLVLFTYEMKAVAVRCVSSPVMALLGGVGIAFVVFYGGHGVVTGVSTPGTFFSFITAVMMLYDPIRKLSPLNNTIQEGLAAAVRIFDILDTESEIIDRQDAGALESGHHGVVFRNVSFKYEDQMVLRNINLEVKSGRVIALVGMSGGGKTTLVNLIPRFYDVTDGAVLIDEHDVQDVTIASLRSQIGIVTQDPILFNDTIGNNIAYGNIDAAESDIIAAAKAAYAYDFIESFPEKFGTIVGEQGVRLSGGEKQRICIARALLKDAPILILDEATSSLDTESEQAVQGALENLMKGRTTFVIAHRLSTIRHADRIIVVVDGKIVEEGTHEDLLALLGEYHKLYELQFEDNNQ, encoded by the coding sequence ATGATATATCATCGGATTTTGGTGTTTGTGAAGCCCTATTGGTTTCGTCTGCTCATGGCCATGATGTGCATGATATTGGTGGCAAGCCTTACTGCTGCGATGGCCTATACCATAAAACCCGTGGTGGATGAGATCTTCATGGAAAAGGACATGGCGAAGTTAAAATTTCTGCCCTTTGTCATTGTCTTGCTTTTCGTGATGAAAGGAAGCTGCGAATTTGGGCAGGGATATCTCATGAACTATGTGGGGCTCAGTATCATCAAACGACTCCGCGACGAGCTTTATAGTCACATCCAGATGTTACCCTTGTCCTTTTTCCACAAACAGGAGACGGGCGTCTTGATGGCAAGGATTATGAACGACGTCAGTATTCTTAAAGAGATGGTGTCCAATGCCATTACGGCCGTGATAAAGGAATTCTTCACCATTGTCTTCTTGCTCGGACTGATTTTCTACCAAGACTGGAAGCTGGCCCTGATTGCCATAGTGGTCCTTCCTTTTGCTACTATCCCCATTGTTAAGTTCGGAAGACGGATGCGGAAACTGAGTACCCGGTGCCAGGAAAGTGTAGCCGGTGTGAGTTCCCTGCTTCATGAGACCTTTACGGGCAACAAGATTGTAAAGGCCTTTGGGATGGAGCCTTATGAGAACAGACGTTTTTTTGAAAAGACCCTGGTGTTATTCACCTATGAAATGAAAGCCGTGGCAGTCCGATGTGTTTCTTCACCTGTCATGGCGTTGCTGGGTGGCGTGGGTATTGCTTTTGTCGTTTTCTACGGCGGACATGGGGTCGTCACGGGGGTTTCCACACCCGGGACCTTTTTCTCCTTTATCACTGCAGTGATGATGTTGTATGACCCTATCAGAAAGCTCAGCCCCTTGAACAATACCATACAGGAAGGCTTGGCTGCGGCTGTTCGAATCTTTGACATCCTCGATACGGAATCGGAAATCATAGACAGGCAAGACGCAGGGGCGCTTGAGTCAGGACATCATGGGGTGGTTTTCAGGAACGTATCCTTCAAGTATGAAGACCAAATGGTCTTAAGAAATATCAACCTGGAGGTCAAAAGCGGCAGGGTCATAGCACTGGTAGGCATGAGCGGAGGTGGAAAGACCACGTTGGTGAACTTGATTCCTCGGTTCTATGACGTCACAGACGGGGCTGTACTCATTGATGAGCATGATGTCCAGGATGTCACCATTGCCTCGCTTCGCAGCCAGATTGGAATCGTGACTCAAGACCCCATTCTTTTTAATGATACTATTGGAAACAATATAGCTTATGGCAACATTGACGCAGCAGAGTCCGACATCATTGCGGCGGCCAAGGCCGCCTATGCCTATGATTTCATAGAGTCTTTTCCGGAAAAATTTGGCACCATCGTTGGGGAGCAGGGTGTGCGGCTTTCCGGGGGGGAAAAGCAACGCATTTGCATTGCCCGCGCGCTCTTAAAGGACGCTCCCATACTGATCCTGGATGAGGCAACGTCTTCATTGGATACGGAGTCTGAACAGGCTGTTCAGGGGGCCCTTGAGAACCTCATGAAGGGTCGCACAACCTTTGTCATTGCCCACAGACTTTCCACGATCCGTCACGCTGATCGGATCATCGTAGTTGTGGACGGTAAGATTGTCGAGGAGGGAACGCATGAAGACCTCTTGGCTCTCCTAGGCGAGTATCACAAGCTTTATGAACTGCAGTTTGAAGATAACAATCAATAG
- a CDS encoding lysophospholipid acyltransferase family protein, producing MINKSDQRVGLKWWLVGWLGKGLVDLTCSTTRIEVIGFENVRGNIESGKFILAFWHSRILMISHIFKGWGGVALVSRSEDGEIIAQILHRQGQETIRGSTSRNAVRALARLIKVLKEEIRPGAMIPDGPRGPRFKVQPGVIALAQKTGYPIVPVSYSAKRLKVFASWDRFILPYPFNKSRVIYGTSIYVPLELDSEAREHCRLMLEEELNRITKTVDSYYGHQID from the coding sequence ATGATTAACAAATCAGATCAAAGGGTTGGACTGAAGTGGTGGCTGGTTGGCTGGCTGGGCAAGGGCTTGGTCGATTTGACTTGCAGTACTACGCGGATTGAGGTTATTGGTTTTGAGAATGTCAGGGGAAACATCGAGTCCGGAAAATTCATCTTGGCCTTTTGGCATTCCAGGATATTGATGATCTCTCACATTTTCAAGGGTTGGGGCGGGGTCGCACTTGTCAGCAGGTCAGAAGACGGGGAGATCATTGCTCAGATACTTCACCGTCAGGGCCAGGAGACGATCCGCGGGTCTACTTCACGAAATGCCGTTCGAGCGCTGGCAAGGTTAATCAAGGTTCTTAAGGAAGAGATCCGTCCCGGAGCCATGATTCCGGATGGTCCAAGGGGGCCGCGGTTCAAGGTTCAGCCCGGAGTCATAGCGTTGGCTCAAAAAACAGGATACCCGATTGTGCCCGTAAGCTACAGCGCTAAGAGATTGAAGGTGTTTGCCAGTTGGGATCGCTTTATCCTGCCCTATCCATTCAACAAAAGCCGGGTTATTTATGGAACGTCAATTTACGTTCCGTTGGAACTCGACTCAGAGGCTAGAGAGCATTGCAGGCTGATGCTCGAAGAGGAACTCAATCGGATTACAAAGACTGTAGATAGCTATTATGGCCATCAAATAGACTAG
- the lpxB gene encoding lipid-A-disaccharide synthase encodes MDGKRKIMIVAGEASGDMHGAGLVKEMQRLNPRLEFFGIGGSALRQAGVRIRVDNAQMAVVGVSEALLKLRVLLNALGVAKKDLRGMHPDLLIVIDFPDFNLRVATMARKMGVPVLYYISPQIWAWRTGRVKKIKKVVDHMVVIFPFEVDFYKRWHVPVTFVGHPLLDSMSSRMAGEKKQNLGGRGRLIGLLPGSRNEEVMRLLPTMVQVADVVSEHIPDIQFAIPVASSVDRSLVESIARNGAARILVLSDRLRDVLEEATLLITASGTVTLEAAIAGTPMIIVYKVSGLSYWLGKCLIHVKHIGLANLVAGKSIVPELIQHQVSAEKIARKALNLLSDDSALAEMRRALGCVAQLLGAPGASKRAAEVAMGLLSSS; translated from the coding sequence ATGGACGGAAAACGAAAAATCATGATTGTCGCCGGGGAAGCCTCCGGCGACATGCACGGTGCAGGTCTAGTGAAGGAAATGCAGAGACTCAACCCCAGGCTTGAGTTCTTCGGCATAGGTGGCAGCGCCCTTCGGCAAGCAGGGGTTCGCATAAGGGTTGACAATGCGCAAATGGCTGTCGTCGGGGTTTCCGAGGCCTTACTGAAGCTCAGGGTGCTTCTGAACGCCCTGGGAGTCGCAAAAAAAGACTTGAGAGGAATGCATCCTGATCTTCTCATTGTAATCGATTTTCCGGATTTTAACCTGCGTGTTGCCACGATGGCCAGAAAGATGGGCGTTCCTGTTCTGTACTACATTAGTCCCCAGATATGGGCATGGCGCACAGGCAGGGTGAAAAAGATCAAGAAGGTAGTTGATCACATGGTGGTGATCTTCCCTTTTGAGGTGGATTTTTACAAGAGATGGCACGTCCCTGTGACTTTTGTTGGGCATCCTTTGCTGGACAGTATGTCATCAAGGATGGCCGGGGAGAAAAAGCAGAATCTTGGGGGCAGAGGCCGGCTAATAGGGCTGTTGCCAGGTAGCCGAAACGAAGAGGTTATGCGCCTCCTTCCCACTATGGTACAAGTGGCAGATGTTGTGTCGGAACATATTCCAGATATCCAGTTTGCCATACCTGTGGCGTCTTCGGTAGATAGGTCCTTGGTGGAATCTATAGCCAGGAATGGGGCTGCCAGGATTCTAGTCCTTTCTGATAGGCTTCGAGACGTATTGGAAGAGGCCACATTGCTCATAACAGCTTCCGGGACCGTAACGTTGGAGGCGGCTATAGCAGGTACGCCCATGATCATCGTGTACAAAGTCTCGGGGCTGAGTTACTGGCTTGGAAAGTGCCTGATACACGTTAAACATATTGGTTTGGCCAATTTGGTAGCTGGAAAATCGATTGTGCCTGAACTAATTCAACATCAGGTTTCAGCCGAAAAGATTGCTCGTAAGGCCTTGAATCTGCTCAGTGATGACAGCGCCCTTGCTGAGATGCGGCGTGCACTGGGCTGCGTTGCGCAGCTTTTGGGCGCTCCAGGCGCCTCGAAGCGGGCTGCAGAGGTTGCGATGGGTCTACTTTCGAGCAGCTAA
- the waaF gene encoding lipopolysaccharide heptosyltransferase II gives MNILIVKMSAIGDVIHTLPALNALRAHFPDAHIAWLVEEAASPLVEGHQALDRVLISKRKSWVRGLLGPSGLDNIREAYSFVKEIRDTRYDIVLDFQSLLKSGVLIGLVRAKRKIGYDKGMEHMEHSYHFLNERVPPVNMDIHALTRGMMLLEFLGIQSRKIVYDLPIGDRDRAMADDLLVRHGLRGHRPLVLIHPVAKWETKLWGARKFSILTDRLIEQYNARVAFTGSQGDRTIIQDMISMMKGEAVNLAGDTTLKTLGALYEKSDLLISTDTGPMHLAAAVGTPIVALFGPTAPWRTGPFGPGHKVIRVGLECSPCFKRECTTKDCMEQISVEDVLDGVEKLGVV, from the coding sequence ATGAACATATTGATTGTCAAGATGAGCGCCATCGGAGACGTTATCCATACGCTGCCTGCTTTAAATGCCCTGAGGGCGCATTTCCCCGATGCCCACATTGCGTGGCTCGTGGAAGAGGCCGCATCTCCTCTTGTTGAGGGCCATCAGGCCCTTGACCGGGTTCTGATCTCAAAGCGAAAAAGCTGGGTCAGAGGTCTATTGGGGCCTTCGGGTCTTGACAATATCAGGGAGGCATACTCTTTTGTAAAGGAAATCCGGGATACGAGATATGATATCGTGCTAGATTTTCAGAGTTTGCTCAAAAGTGGCGTTCTGATCGGATTGGTCAGGGCAAAGCGCAAAATCGGATATGACAAAGGCATGGAACATATGGAACACAGTTATCATTTTCTCAATGAACGTGTTCCGCCCGTTAATATGGATATTCACGCTCTTACCAGGGGCATGATGCTTCTCGAATTCTTGGGGATCCAGTCCCGTAAGATTGTATACGATCTTCCCATTGGCGATCGTGATCGCGCCATGGCTGATGACCTTCTGGTTCGACACGGACTGAGGGGCCATAGACCACTCGTGCTGATCCATCCTGTGGCCAAATGGGAGACAAAGCTTTGGGGTGCCCGCAAGTTTTCCATATTGACTGACAGGTTGATTGAACAATATAATGCCAGGGTGGCCTTTACGGGAAGCCAGGGAGATCGCACCATCATTCAGGACATGATATCCATGATGAAAGGTGAGGCTGTGAACCTTGCCGGAGATACGACGTTGAAAACCCTGGGCGCGCTGTACGAAAAATCCGATTTGCTCATTTCAACTGACACCGGGCCAATGCATCTTGCTGCCGCAGTGGGAACTCCGATTGTTGCTCTTTTCGGACCAACTGCCCCGTGGAGAACCGGCCCCTTTGGGCCTGGCCATAAGGTTATAAGGGTTGGTCTGGAATGTAGTCCCTGCTTCAAACGGGAATGCACTACAAAGGATTGTATGGAGCAGATTTCTGTAGAAGACGTATTGGATGGCGTTGAAAAGCTCGGGGTTGTTTGA
- a CDS encoding 3-deoxy-D-manno-octulosonic acid transferase encodes MAFPLVLVNVLTSEKRKKTVLRRLGIQSLVRTSAIRPVWVHALSVGEVLASVPLVKRLRKTYYNRPLVFSVSTLTGHEMAKKLLVSDVDSIFFFPYDFLWSVRKAIRNVTPSLFFLVESDIWPNFLYEMKRRQIPTILVNGRISPTSFSGYKRLSFFMRSVFSWISVICAQSELDAERFESIGAPQEKMRITGNLKFDQEIDCVSSNEIESSRQSLKIAPGYKILVAGSTHEGEESILFDIFCRLKRKFHKLVLVIAPRNPERASAVCRLAAPSGRTVALMNGLKQVSSAGAIDVIVVDAMGVLGRLYALADIAFVGGSLVRSGGHNPLEPAALGKPILFGPDMSDFSSIAEMLIESGGAIRVSDGEGLFREVTALLRDNNKARRMGERASEVFQSNRGAVERTLKISEGFLKT; translated from the coding sequence TTGGCCTTTCCGCTTGTCTTGGTTAATGTCCTGACCTCTGAGAAGAGAAAAAAGACAGTTTTGAGGCGCTTGGGGATACAATCCCTCGTCAGGACGTCTGCGATAAGGCCGGTATGGGTTCATGCCCTTTCCGTAGGTGAGGTGTTAGCCTCTGTTCCCCTAGTAAAAAGGCTTAGAAAGACTTATTACAATCGTCCCCTCGTTTTTTCGGTTTCAACTCTTACCGGTCATGAGATGGCAAAAAAGCTGTTGGTAAGTGATGTTGATTCAATCTTCTTTTTTCCTTACGATTTTCTCTGGTCTGTAAGGAAGGCAATTCGGAATGTAACTCCTTCCTTGTTTTTTCTCGTTGAATCAGACATCTGGCCGAACTTCCTGTATGAGATGAAGAGGCGGCAGATCCCCACTATTTTGGTTAACGGCAGGATTTCGCCAACATCTTTTTCCGGATACAAGCGCCTTTCTTTCTTCATGAGATCAGTTTTTTCTTGGATATCGGTCATTTGTGCCCAATCCGAGTTGGATGCGGAAAGATTTGAGTCGATCGGAGCTCCTCAAGAGAAGATGAGGATAACGGGAAACCTCAAGTTTGATCAGGAAATCGATTGTGTGTCCAGTAATGAGATAGAGAGTTCAAGACAATCCCTGAAGATAGCGCCTGGCTACAAGATTCTCGTGGCTGGCAGCACGCACGAAGGAGAAGAGTCCATTCTTTTTGATATTTTTTGCAGATTGAAAAGGAAGTTCCATAAGCTGGTCCTTGTGATTGCGCCAAGAAACCCTGAGCGCGCGAGCGCTGTCTGCAGACTGGCTGCGCCCTCCGGACGAACTGTGGCCCTGATGAACGGGTTGAAGCAAGTTTCCTCAGCGGGTGCGATCGATGTGATTGTGGTGGACGCAATGGGTGTACTGGGGCGATTGTATGCTCTTGCAGATATCGCTTTTGTTGGGGGGAGTTTGGTGAGGTCCGGCGGGCACAATCCGCTGGAACCTGCGGCGCTGGGGAAACCGATCCTCTTTGGCCCTGATATGAGTGATTTCTCGTCAATAGCCGAAATGCTCATTGAATCCGGGGGGGCGATTCGAGTAAGCGATGGTGAAGGACTTTTTCGAGAAGTAACTGCTCTTCTGAGGGACAATAACAAAGCAAGACGAATGGGGGAGCGTGCCTCTGAGGTGTTTCAAAGCAATAGAGGAGCTGTGGAAAGGACACTGAAGATCTCAGAAGGATTTCTAAAGACTTGA
- the waaF gene encoding lipopolysaccharide heptosyltransferase II, with product MSRTRLDCCKIKRLLIRSTNWVGDAILTTPAIRAVRKSFPDAEITILAKPWVAPVFCNNPYVDNILQYDDGGRHAGWLGKVRLSKELRRSGFDLAILLQNAFEAALLAYLAGIPNRLGYNTDGRRFLLTNSIRLDPGFKQVHEIEYYLGILKGAGLKPDGRDLTLVVSGQDRRLAGEVLARHSISKQQTLVGISPGATYGSAKRWFPDRFASLCDRIQESSEAKIVIFGGPSEQAVGEQVCQLMKGKSVNLCGKTNLRDAVALIEKCQLFITNDSGLMHVAAALDIPLVAIFGSTNPITTGPSSRRSHIVRVPVPCSPCLKTECPTDHRCMKAITVDMVYAVAEELLVENNGQRSLVAGH from the coding sequence ATGTCAAGAACCAGACTCGATTGTTGCAAGATCAAGCGTCTTCTCATCCGTTCCACCAACTGGGTCGGAGATGCCATTCTCACCACTCCAGCGATTCGGGCAGTTCGTAAGAGTTTCCCAGATGCCGAGATCACCATTCTGGCCAAGCCCTGGGTAGCTCCCGTTTTTTGCAATAATCCCTATGTTGATAACATCTTGCAGTACGATGATGGAGGGAGGCACGCAGGTTGGCTGGGAAAAGTTCGCCTTTCAAAGGAGTTGCGCAGGAGTGGTTTTGACCTGGCTATTCTTTTGCAGAACGCCTTTGAGGCCGCTCTTCTGGCCTATCTTGCCGGGATTCCGAATAGGCTCGGTTACAATACTGACGGCCGGCGGTTTTTGCTTACAAACTCTATTCGTCTTGATCCCGGTTTTAAGCAGGTCCATGAAATAGAATATTATCTTGGCATTCTTAAGGGAGCCGGACTAAAACCTGACGGGAGAGATCTCACCTTGGTGGTGAGCGGGCAGGATCGCAGGTTAGCGGGTGAGGTCCTGGCCAGACACAGTATTTCAAAACAACAGACATTGGTAGGAATCAGCCCCGGGGCCACATATGGCTCAGCCAAGCGTTGGTTTCCGGACCGCTTCGCCAGCCTGTGTGACAGGATACAGGAGTCCTCCGAGGCGAAGATAGTGATTTTTGGTGGACCCAGCGAACAAGCCGTGGGAGAGCAGGTCTGTCAACTAATGAAGGGTAAATCCGTAAATCTTTGTGGCAAGACAAACCTTCGTGATGCTGTGGCCCTAATTGAAAAATGTCAGCTCTTCATAACAAACGATTCCGGCTTGATGCATGTGGCAGCAGCCCTTGACATTCCTTTGGTCGCAATATTTGGTTCCACCAACCCGATCACAACAGGACCCAGCAGTCGGAGGAGCCACATTGTTCGCGTGCCGGTCCCGTGTAGCCCGTGTCTTAAGACTGAGTGTCCCACAGACCATCGGTGCATGAAGGCGATAACGGTTGATATGGTCTATGCCGTTGCTGAGGAACTGCTTGTTGAGAATAACGGTCAGCGGTCATTGGTCGCTGGTCATTAG